One Desmodus rotundus isolate HL8 chromosome 10, HLdesRot8A.1, whole genome shotgun sequence genomic window, tccttaaaatatatttttcattttatttggaaacttaaagtttgttttattgtATACATCTTTGTAAGTCCCTTATTCAAACTAAATATGCTGTATTCATTTTAGCATGCCATTTGTTTTAAAGTAGTTGTATTCTGGTGTTGatcctaaatgaaataatttcaggaAAGTATAGGCAATGTTGTGGAGAAATTTTTACCATTAACTAATTTAGATATTCTGTAAATTTAATAAGACAAAGTGGCAGGTTCcagttattttctgtttaaattaaaCACATGTCTTTGGCAACTCTTCTTAAAAAGTATGCTGAAAAAAGATGTCACGTGTCATAAGCAGCTTTATCCTGAAAGAATGGTTCACCAGAACTGAATCAGACCTTCTTCGGCATTTGTTGTTATCACACTATTCTTGTGGattgatgaatttttgttgaCTCGGCTGCCAGGTGCATGAGAATCTGTGCTTATGTTATGTACTAGgtttctattgctgctataaaAGATTATTACAAACACAGTTGCTTAAGACAATCAAATGTATTACCTTATAGTTCTATAGATCAGATCTCAAATATGGGGGTTACTAggctaaagtcaaggtgtcaACAGGAATGCATGCCGTTCTGGTGGCTCTAGAGAAGAAtccatttttttgtcttccctACTTTCTAGATGCTGCGTTCATCATTGACTCATGGCCCCACTATTCCATTTTCAAAGCAGCCCCATCCTATCTCTGATACTATTCTTTTGCAGTCACATTTCCCTTTGACAAGTTCTATCCCACCCTGATAATCCATGATGACCTTCCCTTTAGAAGGATTTCAACTTACTTATATCTGGGAAGTCTCTTTTGCTATGTATTAtaacatatgtacatattttggGAATCAGAGTGTGGAAATCTTTGGATGGGTGGCCAATACTCTGCTTACCACAGGTTGGCTGCTTGGAAGAAAGTTACCCAGTCTAGTAGCACCACTTGTGGCCAATGCAAGGCGCATAATGGTCTTCATGCCAGGAGTTTAGGCCTCATTGATTAGATGTTTAACTCCAGACAAGGTAATTACCAAACTTTTACAAATCATTAACAAAACACTGAATGGATAAAGATATCATAAGTCTCCACTGAAACTGAATTCAAATATTAGACATGgaaaaactgaataaaagaatacaaatcTGATAAGAGCCTtgacatataaagaactcttaaaaagaACTCTTTGTCgattataaaaagacaaataacccagttTAAGAAGGGTGAAGATCTGAAAAGACATTCTCCCAAGGAAGATCTACAAATGGCCAATAACACAGGAAAAGACGCTTAACAACAttactcatcagagaaatgcaaatcaaaactgtcCAGGAGGATGGCTGGGACCAAAATGTCGGACAACAGCACGTGTTGGGAGAatgaggaaaaactaaaatactggttcactgctggtgggaatgtaaaatgatgcagctggtttggaaaacaatctggcagttcttcaaataaacacagaaacattatgtcctggctgttgtggcttggtggattgagcattggcctgtgaaccaaaagatgaaagatcactggttcgattcccagtcaaggcacaagcctgggttgaggaccaggtccctggttgggggcatgcgagaagcaactgattgatgtatctctcgcacattgatgtttctttccctctctttctccctcccttcccctctcccttctcctctctctaaaaataaataaaatgtttttaaaaattaaacatagagccctggctggtgtggctcggtggattgagcactggcccgtgaagcaaggggtcgccggtttgattcccagtcacacgcctgggttgtgggcatggTCTCCtgttggggacgtgtgagaggccaccacacactgatgtgtctctccctctctttctctctcctttcccctctctctaaaaataaataaaatctttaaaaatgaataacaaattaAACATAAGAGACATTATATGAgctagcaattctactcctaaagaaatgaaaatatgtccacACAAACATTTGTATATGAATGTCTATAGCAgcattataattttcaaaaggtGGGAAaactcaaatgtctatcaacaaaaGAATGGataattaaaatgtgatatatctaTACAGTGGGATATTATCTCGCCACAAAACGAGTGAAGTGCTGACACATGCCACacctggatgaaccttgaaaacgtgCTAAGTCAAAGAAGCCAGCCACACAAGTCCATAtattgctttatccactcatacGGACGTCCAGAAGAGGGAAGTCAGAAAGTAAATTGGTGGTTGGTTAGGGCCTGGAGCATGAGGAATGGGAGAGTAAGGGGGTGACATAGCTGAAGAGTATGGGGTTTCTggagtaatgaaaatgttctaacatTGACTATGGTGATGGATCCCTTATTCTGTGACTATATTAAAAGCCAGTGAATTAAAcactataaataaatgtatagtatgtgaattatgtctcattaaagatgtttttaaaagaataaaacaaaattatttgtatcacgataattttttttaaagggatccAAAAGCTTAGCAAGGCACAACCTTGAGACCTTCTTATTcggaaaataattttccattaacCTGAAAACTGCAACACCTCACAGTTTTCGGGCTTAGGTGTTGGGAAGAGGAAGATGCAATCTACTCTTTGACAAGGTATTGGTTCAACACTCTCTTTAGAACCACCACTGATTGCAATTTCGCAGTGTCCACTCACTTGTAATTCTATAATATGTACCAAGAAAAATATGTACTTGTGACACTGTCCCAAtgtcattttggaaaaaattgtTCCAAAATGTATGTCATTTTTAGCTTAatgttaattaaattattttatttaatcattattcTTCAACAACTTTAAACAGTGATGTGACAATTTGCTCTTTGTACTTCTCCTGTGTAACAACACAGAGTTCTCTCTGAACACACAAAAGCCACATGAAACTAGaattcagtgtttaatattatGGAACACAATTTACTCAATTTATTCTGTACATGAGGAGAATCTTGTATCCAATGTTAAACCAGAAAATGTAAGACAGTGAGAACGCATGGTGGCGCTGCAGGTTAAATGATGGAAAATAGAATCGCCTACGTAACTCCGGTATACAGACAGTTTCACACTGCCTGGAAGCTAACGAACAGCTTTCTCAGCCAGAGCAAAAGCGAGTGTGAAACctctttaaaaaactgtattttcgGCATAGTTTTGCTGTTCCGGACGGCAAGACCAGGCTGCTAGGATCTTGGGCATACACCCATGAAGCTCCTGTGAAccaaattttcaggaaagagCAATGGAGAGTGGATGGATGCGCAATCGGAGACAAAGGCAAGTccttatttgctttattttgctgAGCATGTCTGGGGTGGGCGCCGATTTAGGGCCCTATTCAGTAGTGGAAGAAACAGAGAGGGGATTCTTTGTGGCAAATCTAGGAAAAGACTTGGGATTGGAGCTGACAGAGATGTCCCGCCGCGGGGCCCGGATCATTTCTCAGGGGCAGAAAGAGCATTTGCAGCTCAAGCTTCAGACCGGGGACTTGCTCATAAATGAGAAACTAGACCGAGAGGAGCTATGCGGTTCCATGGAGACCTGTGTGCTACATTTCCAAGTGCTGATGGAAAATCCCTTGGAGATATTTCAGGCTGAACTAAGGGTGAAAGACATAAATGACCATTCTCCTGTGTTctctgaaagagaaatgattctAAAAATACCAGAAAACAGTCCCCTAGGAATGGCATTTCCCCTGAATAATGCTCTGGATTTGGACGTAGGAAGGAACAATGTTCAGAACTATAAAatcagccccaacccccactttcAAGTTCTAACCTACAATCGCAGTGATGGCAGAAAATACCCGGAGCTGGTGTTGGACAAAGAGCTGGATAGGGAGGAGGAGCCTGAAATCGCATTAACACTTACAGCGCAGGATGGCGGCTCTCCGCCCCGGTCTGGGACCGCCCAGGTGCGCATTGAAGTGGTGGACATCAACGATAACGCCCCTGAGTTTGAGCAGCTGCTCTACAAAGTGCACATTCCTGAGAACAGCAACGTGGGCTCCCTGGTTGCCACCGTCTCTGCCAGCGATTTAGATAGTGGAGTCAATGGAAGACTAGTATACTCACTCTTTCAGCCTTCAGAAGATACTAGCAAAACTTTGGAGGTAAATCCTATGACAGGAAAAATTCGACTGAGAAAACAAGTAGATTTTGAAACAGTTCAGTCTTATGAAGTGGACATCAAGGTCACAGATGGGGGAGGTCTTTCAGGAAAATGCACTCTTTACCTGCAGGTGGTGGATGTGAACGATAACGCCCCAGAAGTGACCATGTCTGCACTGACCAGCCCCATCCCAGAGAACTCACCTGAGATTGTAGTTGCTGTGTTCAGTGTTTCAGATCCTGACTCTGGGGATAATGGAAAGACTATTTGTTCCATCCAGGATggccttccttttcttctaaaaCCTTCAGTCAAGAACTTTTACACCTTGGTAACGAAGAGAGCActagacagagaagaaagagccCAGTACAACATCACCATCACCGTCACAGACATGGG contains:
- the LOC128779441 gene encoding protocadherin beta-16, encoding MESGWMRNRRQRQVLICFILLSMSGVGADLGPYSVVEETERGFFVANLGKDLGLELTEMSRRGARIISQGQKEHLQLKLQTGDLLINEKLDREELCGSMETCVLHFQVLMENPLEIFQAELRVKDINDHSPVFSEREMILKIPENSPLGMAFPLNNALDLDVGRNNVQNYKISPNPHFQVLTYNRSDGRKYPELVLDKELDREEEPEIALTLTAQDGGSPPRSGTAQVRIEVVDINDNAPEFEQLLYKVHIPENSNVGSLVATVSASDLDSGVNGRLVYSLFQPSEDTSKTLEVNPMTGKIRLRKQVDFETVQSYEVDIKVTDGGGLSGKCTLYLQVVDVNDNAPEVTMSALTSPIPENSPEIVVAVFSVSDPDSGDNGKTICSIQDGLPFLLKPSVKNFYTLVTKRALDREERAQYNITITVTDMGTPPLKTQHNITLLVSDVNDNAPTFTQTSYTLSVRENNSPALHIGSVSATDSDAGANAQVTYSLLPPRDPGLPLDSLVSINADNGQLFALRALDYEALQAFEFLVGATDRGSPALSSQARVRVQVLDANDNSPFVLYPLQNGSAPCTELVPRAAEPGYLVSKVVAVDGDSGQNAWLSFQLLKATEPGLFGVWAHNGEVRTARLLSERDAAKHRLLLLVKDNGEPPLSASVTLHVLLVDGFSQPYLPLPEAAAEPARADPLTVYLVVALASVSSLFLFSVLAFIAVRLCRRSRAGLVGGCSVPEAHFPGHLVDVSGTGTLSQSYQYEICLTGGSGSNDFKSLKPIIPNFPPQDTSGEIEENAILRNNFGFN